The sequence TACTGAGGGGTGTCTTGGAAGTACGAGAAACACCGATTAGAACTACATCCGCAAATAAAACCCCACGAGGATCTTTGCCGTCATCGTATTTAACTGCAAATTCGATAGCTTCTACTTTTCTAAAATACTGTTCGTCAAGTCGATGGATTATGTTCGGTGTATGGGTTGGATCCATACCGGTTTGACTGGCCAAGGCCCCAATCAGCGGCCCAAGAATATCAACAGTTTTAAGTCCCTTTTCTAAAGCCTTATTCTCTAAATATTCACGAAGGTCTTTAAGTACCAAGGTGTAAACCAAAATAGCTTGCTCAGCCGCGGCCTCTTCCATAATATCTTCTAAATGAGCTTGATCCCTTACATAAGGAACCCTGCGAATTCGAGTCTTAACACCAATAAACTGTGCCGCAGCAGCCCGACTTACAAACTCAGCCGTCTCTCCCAGGGCATCTGAAATAACATAAATAACAGCCGATTGGGTCGTCAAAAATAACACCTCCGAATTATCCAAGTCACTATAACTCTTATCATAAGACCACTAGTCTGGCTTATCTAGTTTCTGCAATTTCTACAAAAAGTTTCGTGACATTAGTTTTTGTAAACCGACCTACAACCTCATAACACTCATTTCCATTCTCATCCACATACCCTTCAACCACCGGCAAACTATCCACCTGATGCTGAACCAGTTTCTTAGCAGCACTCAAGACGGGCTCATCAAGGGTTGTCATGTAGATGTTCGGCATCCGGGTCATAATAACGCCGACGGGAACTTGTTGAAGATCCATTTTTCCCAGGGATGCTTTCATGATATCTTTTCGAGAGACCATTCCCAGCAGGACTCTGTCTGGGCCGACAACCATCAGACTGCCAACATTCTGGGTAAACATCACAACTGTTGCATCATAGATACTGGCGTTTTCCAATACTGTGACCGGCATAGACTTAAATGAGCAGACTCGTAGCTGAAGCATACGCTCCATGATAGGAGAGGGGCCGAGATCTTCACGATAAGAATATCCGACACGCGGCCGTGCCACTAAGACTCCGGACATTGTCAAGACGGTTAAATCAGGGCGGAGCGTAGCTCGCGTCAAATTAAGCATTGACGCAATCTTTTCACCCGTGATGGAACCTGAAGCTTTCACGATCTCCACTATTCGTTGTTGCCGTTCCGTCCATTCCAACCAATTTCACCTCTTATGTATTGCTCTGTCTCAATGTGACATACTATTAAGTTCAATTCGCTCAATTATACCATATAATATTATTCGTTGGGTAGATATTGTTCCATATATGATGAACTTTTTAGAAATAAATTTTAGATCTTTCTAAGAATATGATGTTTACGTTGAGGTAAAAGTTGGGGACAGTTTATAAAATAGGATCACCTAGATTTATCAAAAAACCTTTAGTAATTCCGAAGATTCTCATTGAGTCACCTCGGTAGTAACATGCATCTTAAAAACTAAATTAACAAAAATAGAGGGTCATATAACAACTATTGTTACAGACCCTCTATAGACCCTACCGTTCAATTGTATCTTCTAATTAATTTAAGCCAAAAGGCTTAGCTCACCCAAGCAGCCCAGCATTTCCACACATTGCCCAAGCAAGGCTAAACGTGCCTTCTTCAAATCTTCATCTTCTACCATAATCATGACTGCTTGGAAAAGGGCTTCGATCTGAGGGACAAGTTCCCAGGCCAGATCATAGGCTTCCTCATAGTTGCCTAACTCGATCATCTCATCAAAACCCTGTCTGCGCGAAGATATCCCTTTGGCCAAGGCTATTTCAGTGGCATCTACCAAAGAAGCTTCTTTCAGCTCTGCCAGAGCTTCTTTCTTGCTTAAGTTATAGCAGCGGGTATAGGTTTGAGCGTAAAGAACAAATGCTTCTTCCGTTCGTTTTTTCGAAAGCACTCGAGCTCTTTTTACCGAACGATTAATATTCTCACTGCCTAACGCCAAAACAGCATCCACTGTATCATAGCGAAGGCCTTGCTCTTGAAGCACAAACCGAACCCTCTGCTGGAAGAAATCAAGCAGCAAAGGTAAGATGTCGCCCAGGGGCAATGCTGCCGTCCCCTGCTCTTCAAATAGACTGTAGGATTTCCGAATGAGCTCAGGCAAAGAGAGATCCCAGCCGGAATCTAAAATAACTGCAACAATTCCTTGGGCTTGTCTTCGGAGAGCGTAAGGATCTTGAGACCCGGTAGGTTGAATTCCGATACTGAAAGCTCCAACAATGGCATCAAGTTTATCCGCTATGCTGACCACCCGTCCACAATCTGAAACAGGTGTCGCATCCCCTGCAAAGCGAGGTTGATAGTGCTCCAGTATTCCCCGGCAAACCTCAGGCTTCTCTCCGCTGGCTTGAGCATAATCCGCCCCCATAATCCCTTGCAGCTCCGGGAAATCACTAACCATCAGGGTTACCAGATCTGCCTTGGCTAAATATGCAGTTCGATCAACCTCTGCTTGCTTGCTCTCTCCAAAACTTAGACCTTCCGCCATAAATCCGGATAATCCTCTTAAACGCTCAACCCTTTGCTCAACAGTTCCCAACTTCTCGTGATAGACAATTTTCCCGAGCTTCGGCACTAAGTCAGACAAGGCAACTTTTTGATCTTCCCGATAATAGAAGGCAGCATCTTCTAAGCGAGCCTTCAGAACTTTTTCATTCCCAGCTTTAACTGTGTCTAGAGCGAAATCACTTCCGTTGCGTACAGTGATGAAATAAGGCAAAAGTTTTCCCTCTTCAGTCCGCACAGGGAAATAACGTTGATGCTCCCGCATAGGAGTTGTAATAACCGCTTCCGGCAAATGCATATATTGAGGAGCCACTTCACCCAATAACGCCGTTGGATATTCAACCAGATGAATAACCTCACTCAAGAGTTCTTCATCTTCAGGAACCTTACCTCCGACTTTTTCAGCCAGTTCTTTCAATTGCGCTAAAATCAAAGCCTTACGTTCCTCGGGATCGATAACCACATAGGCTTGACGCAAAACCTCACGATAATCTGAAGGTTGACTAATCTGTACCTCTTCCGTTGCTAAAGTACGATGTCCTCGGGTAACACGCCCTGAGTTGAGACCCACAAACTCAAAGGGAACGATATCGGCACCGTAAAGTGCGACAATCCACCGAATCGGTCTAGCAAAGCGAAAATCAAGATCCCCCCAACGCATTGGCTTTGGAAAATGTAATGAGTTAATCAGGTCAAGGGCCAACTGAGAGAGGAGAGATTTCGTTTCCAGACCAACTTCAGCTTTTCGAGCATATACATAAGGTACCCCATTAACTTCCTGAACAAAAAGGTTTTCGATGGACACACCCTGCCCTCTGGCAAACCCTTGAGCTGCTTTGGTGGGAGCTCCGCCGGCATCATAAGCGGCTTTCACCGCCGGCCCTTTAACTTCCATAGATAAATCCTCTTGGGTATCCGCAAGTTCTAAGACAATTAGCGTCAGACGTCGCGGAGTCGCAAACACTTGGATTTCTTTATAGTTTAAACGGAGTTCCAGAAGACGCTTGCGGGCTTGCTCTTCCAACTGAGTCATTGCCCCCGGTGAGAATTTTGCCGGAATTTCTTCCGTCCCAATTTCAAGTAAAAAATCCTTTGCCATCTTATTTCACCTCTTTCACGGAGTTATTGTTCTTTAATAAAGGGAAACCTAACTTCTCTCTCTGCTCAACATAGGCCTGAGCACAAAGACGTGCTAAGGCCCTTACTCTGGCAATATAGCTGGTACGTTCTGTAACACTAATTGCCCCGCGAGCGTCCAAGAGGTTAAAGGTATGAGAGCATTTTAAAACATAATCATAGGCCGGAAGTACTAAACCCTTCTCTACTACCCGTTTTGCCTCGCGTTCATACATATCAAACCAAGTCTGTAAGGCTTCGATATCCGCTACCTCAAAGTTATAGTGAGAGTAATCAATTTCATTTTGCAGATAAATATCACCATAAGTGACATCCCCCACCCATTCAATGTCATAAACATTATCCTTGTTTTGAATATAGGTTGTTAAGCGCTCTAGTCCATAGGTAATCTCAGCACAAACCGGTTTACAGTCGATCCCTCCGCACTGTTGGAAATAGGTAAACTGAGTCACTTCCATTCCATCAAGCCAGACTTCCCAGCCTAATCCCCAGGCACCCAAGGTTGGCGATTCCCAATTATCTTCAACAAAACGGATATCATGCTCAAGGGGATTGATCCCTAATCTTTCTAAGCTCTGCAAATATAGCTCCTGGACATTGTCCGGAGAAGGCTTAAGAATAACTTGATATTGAAAATAATGCTGCAGCCGGTTAGGATTTTCTCCATATCGTCCATCTGTAGGTCTCCGAGACGGCTCAACATAGGCAACATTCCAGGGCTCAGGCCCCAAGGCTCTTAAAAAGGTTGCCGGGTTCATAGTTCCAGCCCCTTTTTCTACATCATAGGGCTGGGCAATAATACACCCTTGCTCACCCCAAAACTGATTAAGGGTCAGAATAATGTCTTGGAATTTCATAATAAGCCTCCTATTTAGAATTTATTTAGTTAAAGATGGTTTAAACTCATATTTCCCCGTTCCCAGCCCCGACTGACCAGAAACTAAGGGGGCCAATTGCTTAGTGAACACTTTTGTGGGAGTTCACGATAAAGCGAGTGCCGATGCTGAGGCATTATTCCGCCCAGGTTCACATTCTGCACTACCCAGAGGTTGGCGGAATAGCCTCAGCATCCAACGAGCTAGTGAACGGAACGTGTGTGAACGGGCAATGGCCCCTTACTTTCCCAGACCCCAAATTAAAAAAACCCTCACCCCCGTAGCAATTTTACAAGCTACAGGGACGAGAGTTATTCCCGCGGTTCCACCCTGTTTGACCCCTCGGGGCCCCCTTCGTTTCATGTGCTCAGAGCTGCCCCATTCACTTCTCACATTCGGCTTCCACCCGCCCGAACTCGCTATAAGAGAGGATTCATGAATTTCTTTCCCATCATCGCATATTTAAAAGGTTTTAATTTTTATCATTATATGCCTACTAAGAAAATGTGTCAAATGTAATCAAACTTACCCTATTAATTACTCTTTACTCTTATAATCTATAATCTTAATTTTTTAACTCATTAATTTTATTAATAAACTTCGAATACAACTTATGCATATGAGGTTCATTACTATAGGCAATCAATTCTTCCAGAGGAATCCATTTCACACCACTGTTTTCATCTTCTTTAACAATTAAAGGGTCATTCTCATTCGCCTCAATCAAAAACGCTACTGATAAATGTAAATGAGGAGAAACATACTCCCCTCTTCGTATATGCCCTAAAACAGGAAGAATATCTAAAGAGAAAATTCCGGTCATCATTAAGTTAACATTAAGAACCCCAGTTTCCTCCTTTAATTCCTTAATAGCAACAGCCAATAAGTCCTTCTCCCCATCAGCATGCCCACCTGTCCATGACCAAGAATTATATATATTATGATGGACAACCAGGACTTTGTCCCTCGCCTTATTCAATACAAACGCTGAGCTGGTGAAATGAGCAATTTTATTATTTCTAGTTAAAACATCCTCAAAGACCTCTAAACAATTTAAAATGATTGATTTATCCTTTTCCTCTTGCTCATTATCGGGGATATATCTTTGAATTGATTCAATGAAATCCATCTTTTGCTCTCTTTCATTTAAGAATAATTTAATTATCAGGATCACATTATGTCTTTAGAGGTTCAAAAAAATCAGCGGGTAGTTTTTATCGAGAAAGAGAAACCAAAATATAACAGCCTAGACAATCCAAGAAAAGATAAGATAATTTCTTGGATTCGTATATTACAAATAGATC comes from Desulfosporosinus meridiei DSM 13257 and encodes:
- a CDS encoding NUDIX hydrolase — translated: MDFIESIQRYIPDNEQEEKDKSIILNCLEVFEDVLTRNNKIAHFTSSAFVLNKARDKVLVVHHNIYNSWSWTGGHADGEKDLLAVAIKELKEETGVLNVNLMMTGIFSLDILPVLGHIRRGEYVSPHLHLSVAFLIEANENDPLIVKEDENSGVKWIPLEELIAYSNEPHMHKLYSKFINKINELKN
- the glyQ gene encoding glycine--tRNA ligase subunit alpha; the protein is MKFQDIILTLNQFWGEQGCIIAQPYDVEKGAGTMNPATFLRALGPEPWNVAYVEPSRRPTDGRYGENPNRLQHYFQYQVILKPSPDNVQELYLQSLERLGINPLEHDIRFVEDNWESPTLGAWGLGWEVWLDGMEVTQFTYFQQCGGIDCKPVCAEITYGLERLTTYIQNKDNVYDIEWVGDVTYGDIYLQNEIDYSHYNFEVADIEALQTWFDMYEREAKRVVEKGLVLPAYDYVLKCSHTFNLLDARGAISVTERTSYIARVRALARLCAQAYVEQREKLGFPLLKNNNSVKEVK
- a CDS encoding pyruvate, water dikinase regulatory protein — encoded protein: MTTQSAVIYVISDALGETAEFVSRAAAAQFIGVKTRIRRVPYVRDQAHLEDIMEEAAAEQAILVYTLVLKDLREYLENKALEKGLKTVDILGPLIGALASQTGMDPTHTPNIIHRLDEQYFRKVEAIEFAVKYDDGKDPRGVLFADVVLIGVSRTSKTPLSMYLAHKGLKAANIPLVPEVDPPEELFSIPSRKIVGLTLRPELLNQIRTERLKTLGLGASADYANLDRIMQELEYARGIMRRIGCPIIDATGKAVEETASIILEILFKGDRNE
- the glyS gene encoding glycine--tRNA ligase subunit beta yields the protein MAKDFLLEIGTEEIPAKFSPGAMTQLEEQARKRLLELRLNYKEIQVFATPRRLTLIVLELADTQEDLSMEVKGPAVKAAYDAGGAPTKAAQGFARGQGVSIENLFVQEVNGVPYVYARKAEVGLETKSLLSQLALDLINSLHFPKPMRWGDLDFRFARPIRWIVALYGADIVPFEFVGLNSGRVTRGHRTLATEEVQISQPSDYREVLRQAYVVIDPEERKALILAQLKELAEKVGGKVPEDEELLSEVIHLVEYPTALLGEVAPQYMHLPEAVITTPMREHQRYFPVRTEEGKLLPYFITVRNGSDFALDTVKAGNEKVLKARLEDAAFYYREDQKVALSDLVPKLGKIVYHEKLGTVEQRVERLRGLSGFMAEGLSFGESKQAEVDRTAYLAKADLVTLMVSDFPELQGIMGADYAQASGEKPEVCRGILEHYQPRFAGDATPVSDCGRVVSIADKLDAIVGAFSIGIQPTGSQDPYALRRQAQGIVAVILDSGWDLSLPELIRKSYSLFEEQGTAALPLGDILPLLLDFFQQRVRFVLQEQGLRYDTVDAVLALGSENINRSVKRARVLSKKRTEEAFVLYAQTYTRCYNLSKKEALAELKEASLVDATEIALAKGISSRRQGFDEMIELGNYEEAYDLAWELVPQIEALFQAVMIMVEDEDLKKARLALLGQCVEMLGCLGELSLLA
- a CDS encoding helix-turn-helix transcriptional regulator, which codes for MEWTERQQRIVEIVKASGSITGEKIASMLNLTRATLRPDLTVLTMSGVLVARPRVGYSYREDLGPSPIMERMLQLRVCSFKSMPVTVLENASIYDATVVMFTQNVGSLMVVGPDRVLLGMVSRKDIMKASLGKMDLQQVPVGVIMTRMPNIYMTTLDEPVLSAAKKLVQHQVDSLPVVEGYVDENGNECYEVVGRFTKTNVTKLFVEIAETR